The Xiphophorus hellerii strain 12219 chromosome 5, Xiphophorus_hellerii-4.1, whole genome shotgun sequence genome window below encodes:
- the LOC116719398 gene encoding uncharacterized protein LOC116719398 — protein sequence MPRRGRRSEAAKVRWRKLEIVPVDAKPGTPPLTTSAWNPTRSPPKKMSPLLDGGLPNQVSPPMVRQEEPRVPPTSPGSRRGTGRRHRVETWPASRVTRRSCKLVLPTAEALEKKFALLVGDSHLRAIVDGYSTMPKGDFFLGVLASPGASAEELRLEVLDAVLPRPPEVICLLAPSNNLTASRTFVEAGAAFDALLSTVCNLSANVVVVDFPPRLCVEDSVQQLLRQEFQRVAAQRSVRYLPVTEHFPLSSLALWSRDGVHLSDHPGMEVLAQLLEAAVCSQLELSASKSPAPVMLAPPPLGTASPPAVRRCLTQPVVVTEVAAPRRSEPYAWTVVGGGRKGDLLDSSIPLNPVCFSPALLEDMDRIVPASGLETPLPICSPKVEKKASAKRRSISDPYKLNPVEQQMEGASRESNNKARRQAQSPVPPMDVQGESSSVPQEDHFWDGSCKASALEPGISGPPVLLVSATHSQADKRYAAFSRNHQCTCMALTFLAYHNEGLQFDTVMLDRVIEKGDQLYAGVKQQLISDGTFRDNHLTFEQMPDHVLTDRNIYAVHTTGLRVGHVFARSRSTQGSRQLGLHLALQLKCLSENVTHAFLLVTPECIAVFRDRSGRFGVFDSHSRNSAGLPHPSGTAVMMTFCNLSDLVSHLLKLFRNRGPNATYEFVPVGFDRENEDHPQNLTFDNISPVATQVSPTALKSESPSDEEMPPWLREVANVLEERPTTVTNLSKVPKTDRRKIKNRIKTQQRQNVGSKMKQSSSEKERYLTSPTFRTKKLQAVKEKYILHQVERKDHLNNRYRTDASFRKRRRNYMKDRFNFVRTFTESHKAKMAEYMRKRFRDDPIFRSRKKSNIRNQFRDDQDFRSRKKSNIRNRFRNDPVFRSKHKKIMREYMKAKYHSEPAYRAKHKEKCAANRRGRLTTEARSKNVTLQHALRIRNKYKRNVSFHLETPSPLITDEMKAAIRNFYKNIKNGPTYVCTVCHRALFPNQVKHCKRDKYTKNMRVVADSLTGTYVHVCGSACSTPCSVPQERKGEWICYTCDSHLTRGKMPSIAAVNNLHLASVPPELAELNVLERQLIAKILPFAKIVSLPKGQQRAIHGAVVCVPSDMETVVNSLPRPREEAQLLQVKLKRKTKYKGYQYFYTVNMKNVLAALTKLKDSHPDYKEISINESATFEDFQEDQQVEDLETEAAETEMDIEADQQPDHIGIEHQALRPGLILDTCMQPPDIAQEVLSYGEGIFSIAPAQGNKPISFFSVPRLEANAYPVHFPTGINTLDEARRVALSPSMYFNVRLFSIDICHGNSYCQ from the exons ATGCCACGTAGAGGACGACGCTCTGAGGCGGCCAAGGTGAGATGGAGGAAGCTGGAGATTGTGCCGGTCGACGCCAAG CCTGGGACACCACCGCTCACAACCAGCGCTTGGAACCCAACTCGGTCTCCGCCAAAGAAG ATGTCCCCACTGCTGGACGGTGGCCTGCCCAACCAG GTGTCGCCTCCCATGGTGCGTCAGGAGGAGCCCCGTGTGCCACCGACCTCTCCTGGGTCAC GCCGTGGGACGGGGCGTCGCCATCGGGTGGAGACGTGGCCAGCCTCCCGGGTGACCAGACGGAGCTGCAAGTTGGTTCTGCCTACTGCCGAGGCTCTGGAGaagaag tttgctcTTTTGGTTGGTGATTCCCATCTGCGTGCTATTGTGGATGGGTATTCTACCATGCCAAAGGGCGACTTCTTCTTAGGGGTGCTTGCATCCCCCGGTGCCTCTGCGGAAGAGTTGCGGCTTGAGGTGCTGGATGCAGTTCTGCCTCGGCCCCCCGAGGTGATCTGTCTTCTGGCCCCAAGTAACAACTTAACCGCCAGCAGGACCTTCGTGGAGGCCGGAGCGGCGTTTGACGCTTTGTTGAGTACCGTCTGCAACCTCTCTGCTAAT GTGGTCGTTGTGGACTTTCCACCGCGCCTTTGCGTGGAGGACAGTGTGCAACAGCTGCTGCGGCAGGAGTTTCAACGTGTGGCTGCTCAGAGAA gtgtTCGGTACTTGCCTGTCACTGAACACTTCCCATTGAGCAGCCTGGCTTTGTGGAGCAGGGATGGC GTTCACCTGAGCGACCATCCTGGGATGGAGGTCCTTGCTCAGTTGCTTGAGGCGGCGGTCTGCTCGCAACTTGAGTTAAGTGCATCGAAATCTCCTGCTCCTGTGATGTTGGCTCCACCCCCCCTTGGGACGGCTTCCCCCCCCGCGGTGAGACGTTGCCTGACCCAGCCGGTTGTGGTTACCGAAGTTGCTGCTCCGCGTCGTTCGGAGCCCTACGCCTGGACTGTGGTTGGTGGTGGTCGGAAG GGAGACCTGCTGGACTCTTCCATCCCCCTGAATCCTGTGTGCTTCAGCCCAGCGTTGCTGGAGGACATGGACCGGATCGTTCCTGCGTCTGGCCTTGAAACTCCGCTACCTATATGTTCTCCGAAGGTGGAAaag aAGGCGAGTGCGAAGCGTCGTTCCATTTCCGATCCCTACAAGCTGAATCCAGTGGAGCAGCAG ATGGAGGGAGCGTCGAGAGAGAGCAACAACAAAGCTCGTCGCCAGGCACAAAGTCCGGTCCCCCCGATGGACGTCCAGGGCGAGTCCTCTTCCGTGCCACAGGAGGACCATTTTTGGGATGGGAGCTGCAAG GCTTCTGCGTTGGAACCCGGGATCAGCGGTCCACCTGTCCTGTTGGTAAGTGCTACACATTCCCAGGCCGACAAGAGGTATGCTGCATTTTCCCGTAATCACCAGTGCACATGCATGGCACTCACATTTTTAGCTTACCACAATGAGGGGTTGCAGTTTGACACAGTGATGCTTGATAGAGTGATTGAAAAAGGAGACCAACTTTATGCCGGCGTTAAACAGCAACTGATCAGTGATGGAACATTTCGTGACAATCACTTGACGTTTGAACAGATGCCTGACCATGTACTCACAGATAGGAACATCTATGCAGTACACACAACTGGTTTAAGGGTAGGTCATGTTTTTGCTCGTAGCAGGAGCACTCAAGGATCTCGACAATTGGGTTTGCATCTTGCCCTGCAACTGAAATGTCTGTCGGAAAATGTAACCCATGCTTTCCTTTTGGTGACTCCAGAGTGCATTGCAGTTTTCAGGGACAGAAGCGGTCGGTTTGGAGTTTTTGATTCCCACTCAAGAAATTCAGCAGGCCTGCCCCACCCCAGTGGAACTGCAGTAATGATGACTTTCTGCAACCTGTCTGACTTGGTCAGCCATCTATTGAAGCTCTTTCGAAATCGCGGCCCCAATGCCACCTATGAGTTTGTGCCAGTAGGTTTTGACAGGGAAAATGAAGATCATCCTCAGAACTTGACTTTTGACAACATTTCACCCGTAGCAACACAGGTAAGTCCAACTGCTTTGAAATCAGAGAGTCCGTCTGATGAGGAAATGCCTCCTTGGCTTAGGGAAGTTGCAAACGTATTAGAGGAGAGACCTACAACCGTTACAAATTTGTCAAAAGTGCCAAAAACCgatagaagaaaaattaaaaacaggatcaaaacacaacagagacagaaTGTAGgaagtaaaatgaaacaaagttcATCTGAAAAAGAGAGATATCTGACATCTCCAACATTTAGGACCAAAAAGCTACAGGccgtaaaagaaaaatacattcttCATCAAGTAGAGAGGAAGGATCACTTAAATAATAGATATAGAACAGATGCATCTTTCCGGAAGAGACGAAGAAATTACATGAAGGACAGATTCAATTTTGTCCGTACCTTCACAGAAAGTCATAAAGCTAAGATGGCTGAGTATATGAGGAAACGATTCAGAGATGATCCGATctttagaagcagaaaaaaatcaaacatcagGAATCAATTCAGAGATGATCAGGActttagaagcagaaaaaaatcaaacatcagGAATCGATTCAGAAACGATCCAGTCTTcagaagcaaacacaaaaaaataatgcgTGAATATATGAAGGCGAAGTATCATAGTGAGCCTGCTTATCgagcaaaacataaagaaaaatgtgctgcaAACAGAAGAGGCAGATTAACAACAGAAGCACGTTCCAAAAATGTAACACTGCAGCATGCTTTGCGAATCAGAAACAAGTATAAAAGAAACGTAAGCTTCCACCTTGAAACTCCAAGCCCTCTGATAACTGACGAAATGAAAGCTGCGATACGAAACTTTTATAAGAACATTAAAAACGGACCCACATATGTTTGCACTGTGTGTCACAGAGCTCTTTTCCCCAATCAAGTAAAGCACTGTAAACGAGATAAGTACACCAAGAATATGCGTGTAGTAGCTGATTCTCTAACCGGTACATATGTTCATGTGTGTGGATCTGCATGCTCAACCCCATGTTCTGTACCTCAAGAGAGGAAGGGGGAGTGGATCTGCTACACGTGTGACAGCCATCTAACCAGAGGAAAGATGCCATCGATTGCTGCTGTTAATAACCTTCACCTAGCTTCTGTTCCACCAGAGCTTGCGGAATTGAATGTACTTGAACGGCAATTAATTGCAAAAATTCTACCTTTTGCAAAAATTGTTTCTTTGCCCAAGGGACAGCAAAGGGCAATACATGGAGCAGTTGTCTGTGTTCCTTCTGACATGGAAACAGTTGTAAACAGTCTTCCGAGGCCCCGTGAGGAAGCCCAGCTTTTACAGGTGAAGCTAAAGAGAAAAACCAAGTATAAAGGGTACCAATACTTTTACAcagtaaacatgaaaaatgtcttagCTGCACTGACGAAGCTTAAAGATAGTCATCCAGATTACAAAGAGATAAGTATAAATGAAAGTGCAACATTTGAAGATTTCCAAGAGGATCAGCAAGTTGAGGACTTGGAAACAGAAGCAGCGGAGACTGAAATGGATATAGAAGCAGACCAGCAACCTGACCACATAGGGATAGAGCATCAGGCACTTCGACCTGGTCTGATCTTGGACACCTGCATGCAGCCTCCTGACATAGCACAGGAAGTATTGTCATATGGAGAAGGGATTTTCAGCATTGCGCCGGCTCAGGGGAACAAGCCCATCTCCTTCTTCAGTGTTCCAAGACTTGAAGCAAATGCTTATCCCGTACATTTCCCAACTGGAATAAACACATTAGATGAAGCCCGCCGTGTTGCACTTTCACCGAGTATGTATTTCAATGTACGACTTTTCTCAATAGATA TTTGTCACGGAAACTCATATTGCCAATAG
- the LOC116720383 gene encoding uncharacterized protein LOC116720383 — MSIQRRKGKPSTKDGKNISSKMLQDKEELEKLIQNKEATRFMQPLRGTPAYWEKGLRDLHAMVRQLGKPTFFCTFSAAEMRWPEVIEAIKGQHGEQVDFSELDWNAKCDILRSNPVTVMRMFEKRVDALFRDLILSPAQPLGAVDDYFYRVEFQARGSPHIHAVIWIKDAPEMEDPSCCGEVIKFIDRHISCQLPDETRDPELHKIVTEVQMHSKKHSKSCKKGNVECRFGFPKLAMDRTRITVPVIDFDLEIDDETPKQSKPKGRRNSKKSRSPFVSNLQREAKKKLKTVRDLLKDEKSSFRDLSELLQACNMTKIEYNGHVDALTSGMVVMMKRDPKDSWVNGYNPDLLRAWNANMDIQYVLDEYTCIEYMMSYIAKPEHEMAQFLKSVVDDLKTANVSQRDEMKKIMQAYSKQREVSAQESVARTCSLPLKKSSRSVLFLQTDEDGIKMSLPMSKLVNMSPDEENVWMKGLPEKYLNRPDTLEFEHMCLAEFASEYRVLYGRQIEGPNAIALLNDAGYIQKRTIGKPAVIRFTRFSEKKTPEKFYRRLLKLYFPHRRDEDLKNEECTTYEAFYNNGFRGRYRVKQYVDFNCKRYEGQGKKIDKIMEDLNKQGPVRNAWNTFAPEVEVDSLECAAERPPLQEDEEQDPIPDYEIDVSTVDMPKIEAPKLSPDFIRQMYRSLNETQASVFYAIRDWCLKRVWGEKPEPFFYFLTGGAGCGKSHVIKCVYQEATKLLRQLPRILDIGDMSKPTVLLTAFTGTAAYNISGKTLHSILKLPKSLKPPYKGLGNSLDEVRAVLSNVEILIIDEISMVSKDLLAYVHWRFQQIKGNNRFMGGVSVLAVGDFFQLPPLGRSKPLCVAEDGVLDIWNENFQMISLTEIMRQKDDRAFAELLNRIRVKGKADSLSKDDKTLLIQAVTDSKECPMDVLHIFATNKQVDTHNAAVVTSLGAVTVDIEAEDYKRVTKTGNMINLGCCIAGNKRDLSNNIQAGLGFRVMIIRNLDVEDGLVNGTFGTIADIVTSTKDGKNSVKLIGLKLDNPLAGHTKKIQGKPDSFVYIERFEEQSSVKGVVRRQFPIRLAFGCTAHKVQGMTMKSAVISLKRIFEPGMAYVALSRTTSLEGLKIIDFDESKIYADKNIRAAMESMRSASFLHIRPLLHFQSGHQGATLTIVHHNVEGLVCHSEDMKQHHELMLADVLCLTETHLFGSSVPASCQMEGYSFFSRNRHVSYSNRVDIATKEGGGVATYCRSLLQPQERRFFNQVTDIEFNVVKVETPIRALIATVYRPPSYDLGTFLRNLQNLLDGLNSMDIRPVVILGDFNEDLIPPGKKAINELFRTKGFMQLISDATTEKRTLLDHIYISNPEYCIQSGVLQAYYSYHNPIYCVLASV; from the coding sequence ATGTCCATTCAGAGAAGAAAAGGGAAACCAAGCACCAAAGATGGGAAAAATATTTCCAGCAAAATGCTGCAGGATAAAGAGGAGTTGGAAAAACTTATCCAGAATAAAGAGGCTACCCGTTTCATGCAACCCTTAAGAGGAACTCCAGCTTATTGGGAGAAAGGGTTACGTGATTTGCACGCCATGGTGAGGCAACTTGGAAAGCCCACTTTCTTTTGCACGTTCTCTGCTGCTGAAATGAGATGGCCAGAAGTCATTGAGGCCATCAAAGGTCAACATGGCGAGCAGGTAGATTTTTCTGAGCTTGACTGGAATGCAAAATGTGACATTCTTAGAAGCAACCCTGTAACCGTCATGCGCATGTTTGAAAAGAGAGTGGATGCACTGTTTAGAGACCTGATTCTTTCCCCTGCACAGCCCCTTGGAGCAGTGGACGATTACTTTTATCGTGTAGAATTTCAGGCAAGGGGTTCACCACACATACATGCTGTGATATGGATTAAGGATGCACCTGAAATGGAAGACCCCTCATGTTGCGGTGAAGTCATAAAGTTCATCGATCGTCACATATCCTGTCAGTTGCCTGATGAAACCAGAGATCCAGAGCTTCACAAAATAGTCACAGAGGTTCAAATGCACAGCAAAAAGCActcaaaatcatgcaaaaaagGTAATGTTGAATGCAGATTTGGATTCCCCAAACTAGCAATGGACCGCACCAGAATCACCGTCCCAGTAATTGACTTTGATTTGGAAATTGATGATGAAACACCAAAGCAAAGTAAGCCAAAAGGTAGGAGAAATTCCAAAAAATCGAGATCACCATTTGTCTCAAACCTACAAAGAGAGGCtaagaagaaactgaaaacagttAGAGATTTACTTAAAGATGAGAAATCATCTTTCAGGGATTTGTCAGAGTTACTCCAGGCTTGTAATATGACTAAAATAGAGTACAATGGCCATGTTGATGCTCTCACTTCTGGAATGGTGGTAATGATGAAACGGGATCCTAAAGATAGCTGGGTCAATGGGTACAACCCCGATCTCCTTCGTGCATGGAATGCTAACATGGACATTCAGTATGTGCTTGATGAGTACACCTGCATTGAGTACATGATGTCCTACATAGCCAAGCCAGAGCATGAAATGGCGCAGTTCCTCAAGTCTGTTGTTGATGATTTAAAGACGGCCAATGTTAGCCAACGCGATGAGATGAAGAAGATCATGCAGGCTTATTCAAAACAGAGAGAGGTTAGTGCTCAAGAATCCGTTGCGCGCACTTGTAGCCTACCTCTCAAAAAGTCCTCTCGTAGTGTACTTTTTCTTCAAACAGATGAAGACGGTATAAAAATGAGTCTTCCGATGAGTAAACTCGTAAACATGTCCCCAGATGAAGAGAATGTGTGGATGAAAGGATTGCCGGAAAAATATCTCAACAGACCAGACACATTAGAATTCGAACACATGTGCCTGGCAGAATTTGCATCAGAATACCGGGTTCTATATGGTAGGCAAATTGAAGGGCCAAATGCAATTGCCCTCCTTAATGATGCAGGATACATCCAGAAAAGAACTATCGGCAAACCTGCAGTTATTAGATTTACTCGtttctctgagaaaaaaacacccGAAAAGTTTTACAGACGGCTTCTGAAGTTGTATTTTCCTCACAGACGAGATGAGGACCTAAAAAATGAGGAATGCACAACCTACGAAGCCTTTTACAACAACGGTTTTCGTGGTAGATATCGGGTTAAACAGTATGTGGATTTCAATTGCAAAAGGTATGAAGGGCAAGGTAAGAAAATTGATAAGATTATGGAAGATCTGAATAAGCAAGGACCGGTTCGTAATGCGTGGAACACTTTTGCACCAGAGGTTGAGGTAGACAGTTTAGAATGCGCTGCTGAGCGACCACCATTGCAAGAAGATGAAGAGCAAGACCCTATTCCAGATTATGAAATTGATGTCAGCACTGTAGACATGCCAAAAATTGAAGCTCCTAAACTGAGCCCTGATTTCATCAGACAAATGTACAGGAGTTTAAATGAGACTCAAGCGTCCGTGTTTTACGCCATTCGCGATTGGTGTCTGAAGCGCGTCTGGGGTGAGAAACCAGAACCGTTCTTTTATTTCTTGACGGGAGGAGCCGGATGTGGTAAATCTCATGTCATCAAATGTGTTTATCAGGAGGCAACCAAGCTCTTGCGCCAGCTTCCGAGAATTCTCGATATTGGTGACATGTCCAAGCCCACTGTGCTCCTCACAGCTTTTACTGGTACTGCAGCGTACAACATATCAGGGAAGACTTTACATTCCATCTTGAAGCTACCCAAAAGTTTAAAACCACCATACAAGGGACTTGGAAATTCATTGGATGAAGTGAGGGCAGTTCTTTCTAATGTAGAAATCTTAATCATCGATGAAATCTCCATGGTCTCCAAAGACCTACTTGCATATGTTCACTGGAGATTTCAACAAATCAAGGGGAACAACAGGTTCATGGGTGGGGTCTCTGTTTTGGCTGTGGGGGATTTCTTCCAACTTCCTCCTCTTGGACGATCAAAACCGCTTTGTGTCGCCGAGGATGGCGTGCTTGATATCTGGAATGAGAATTTCCAGATGATAAGCCTGACAGAAATCATGCGGCAGAAAGATGACCGAGCGTTTGCAGAGCTCCTGAACAGGATTCGAGTTAAAGGTAAAGCCGATTCGCTTAGTAAGGATGACAAGACTCTTTTGATCCAAGCTGTTACTGACTCAAAAGAGTGTCCAATGGATGTTCTGCACATTTttgcaacaaacaaacaggtgGACACCCACAATGCAGCAGTTGTGACCTCTTTAGGTGCAGTAACAGTTGACATCGAGGCAGAGGACTACAAAAGGGTTACAAAGACAGGAAACATGATTAATCTGGGCTGTTGCATAGCGGGCAACAAACGAGACTTGTCTAACAACATACAGGCTGGTTTGGGTTTTAGGGTAATGATTATAAGAAACTTGGATGTAGAGGATGGTCTTGTTAATGGAACATTTGGGACCATTGCGGATATTGTCACCAGTACGAAAGATGGAAAGAATAGTGTAAAGTTAATTGGACTCAAACTGGACAATCCCCTCGCTGGACACACAAAAAAGATTCAGGGTAAACCAGACAGCTTTGTTTACATTGAGAGATTTGAGGAACAGAGTAGCGTAAAGGGAGTGGTACGACGGCAATTTCCAATCAGGTTAGCCTTTGGGTGTACGGCACACAAGGTCCAAGGGATGACCATGAAGTCTGCGGTTATTTCTTTGAAGCGTATTTTTGAACCGGGAATGGCATATGTGGCACTCAGTCGCACAACTTCCCTGGAAGGACTTAAAATCATTGATTTTGATGAAAGTAAGATCTACGCTGACAAAAACATCAGAGCAGCTATGGAATCAATGAGATCAGCATCGTTTTTGCATATCAGACCACTCTTGCATTTTCAGTCTGGTCATCAAGGTGCAACATTAACAATTGTCCACCACAATGTCGAAGGTCTTGTCTGTCACTCTGAGGACATGAAACAACATCATGAACTTATGCTGGCAGATGTCTTATGCCTAACGGAGACTCATTTATTTGGATCTTCTGTTCCAGCTTCTTGCCAAATGGAGGGCTATTCTTTCTTTTCACGGAACAGACATGTCTCCTACTCAAACAGAGTCGACATTGCTACCAAAGAGGGTGGGGGAGTAGCGACTTACTGCCGGAGTCTTCTCCAACCGCAGGAACGTAGATTCTTCAACCAGGTTACAGATATTGAATTCAACGTTGTGAAAGTGGAAACCCCAATCAGAGCACTGATTGCGACAGTTTACAGGCCACCAAGTTATGATCttggaacatttttaagaaatctgCAGAACCTCTTGGATGGCCTGAATTCAATGGATATTCGGCCCGTTGTCATATTAGGAGACTTCAATGAGGACCTTATTCCTCCTGGGAAAAAAGCCATCAATGAGTTGTTTAGAACAAAAGGCTTTATGCAACTCATCTCTGATGCAACCACAGAAAAACGTACCCTCCTTGATCACATTTACATCTCCAATCCAGAATACTGTATCCAATCAGGTGTCTTGCAGGCTTACTACAGCTACCACAATCCTATATACTGTGTGTTAGCTTCAGTATAA